From Opitutaceae bacterium, the proteins below share one genomic window:
- a CDS encoding S8 family serine peptidase, with protein MNSTRRTLLVTAAFVLTGTLLILLRTSPDESEVPAPSMIPAGQPEPNATAASPPPKHGPTAPASAEPRSVTRALLSLPPPSPLDALLSRSTLLGESSEPTPDGSFRRTRVWETDGTWPFIRTEETVSIGDQGAEQIRSRVAMVADHVLIQLAAAKPDPQTLTALSEAGLDLYDEVTPDGLFRARLSDFRDPLSLGRAIGASASVNRVVRYVEPDFIVQASLAPSDSRFADQWALQAHSPQHGIGAAQAWEVRTDASSVVVAIIDTGIRATHEDLRDSLWSNPGELSGNGIDDDHNGYVDDVHGANFLTDSGNPSDDNGHGTHVSGIVGAAGNNGKGISGVAWRSRLMSLKILDADGIGTNSAAIEAIDYAIGEGASVINASWGSDGRSNALESAILRADAAGVFFIASAGNEARNIDITPTYPAAYSAPNLIAVAATDSNGMLATFSNWGPQSVLLGAPGTTILSTWSSSDNAYKVEGGTSMAAPHVTGTISLLMAEDADLDVSGVRSRLIRNSISNEFLEGRTLLGLSLNAGATIENAVQTEPHDAFEDPAVLIQFQNTRSAYPSLATTQPGEPVHGREADQGTVWYTWTPAVAARVSLSVVSEVPDSTVVVYTGSQPENLNRIADASPGQSSEFDALPGVAFRIVLSGARNAIPTPSTFTLSARPLNDPFSGAGKIAGDSFVLSGSTENATREPLEPASSGSGRTVWWQWTPSATGVYVLALDAADTSTRFKLYRSEGTTLAGLIPIDPVGTTVFGRQASAYELVGGQAYQLQVESMGLRGTVFSLVGQPSQSPFIASQPADAQVRPTQTLTLEVVALGTPPLAYQWEFNEVAIPGATGARLTVPDFGPANVGPYRVIIDSPTGRTTSRTASVDLLPPDLRILKQPADLTVDEGGNAGFAVLAVGDGQLAYQWFKDGQPIEGATANHFTLTGVDPADEAAYHVRVASPFGSIQSMAATLHVSSSANLEPVWRLPRSPGFDLNASHYADGIFVVGGQGGHYALSADGIDWQSATVPEPMTINHIFRNGTNWVFVGPIAPFNATYALVTPDFTTWVRHQVSGGPIRSLATDGTIIVAAGSDSFRSVDAIQWTRLPQGVSNMHAVVWANHRFMAGLEYSGGVWTSPDGVDWTMVSDRNIGNWKLKSDGEWFYSYTSRSRDGITWESSGIGENDGIVVAKGIYARVDFNGFQTSNNGINWKPVDTGDVPFSDPIPLSAVTDGEIAIVTGKRGLLVTGSVGTTMAVRARPAPYGRLHLAGNALFFLSFSPGESSFSLDGIEWTPLPVQGYPEDYWEQVFFHQDKFYLVNNQRKIFAGPSPLALTEVTRDFGQFACSAFGSIFRMNFDEEIEQSSNGTTWNRILGKQAPFEVERSFTAGNLLFMTSYSGVYAIRSDGTASYIDQLPTTNGIAHSGSLYGSVTGMGTIARSSDGLNWQQADLIRPSEYAMGIAWGGGRFLVATKYGNLYESTDLVIWSPVGRFAGGSGRLLFFKGRFWLTSDPESLNPRFPQDFGSGVQSIGSPPGQPPVVAIAGTTSDLVVLPRYSHLTVVPTAADPDGDISFQDLTTTGSASWLHDLGDGAYRFTPETTGQQVLTLNAIDESGNEATTTLRVQVNPTMPIVELPEGYLGRMNAAVRFRDEWWAFGIDARAARSVNGVDWEIFGLDPNMRLMDVQPIADRLIGVTRDFQLVASEDGINWTEVRGPAPNGSLDFPKLVPIGRRLYFRETFNRTLTSIDGIQWELVIGIDGVTSAVSENGYIIATGWESGYGLSVDGVHFSPLDDFLPIGTNPILSVAAGNGLFILTTTGPVVLKSTEPDQAWLPSIQLPVWGVGSMRVIFTGGRFYLDSRSSSTPWLASIDGVDWQSCHGFPGTSVLVAADRLVAAGTQFLTTSSDGLNWTTDPARPPVPYGVQLLPGENGTLGFREGSASQLWSDGGHTAFSPNGIDWPTLVASSVFYSSAITHFGGLHDRRFLRESKPGEATSNRVRVSSGFGPWSDLVVNDAAACAFAVGSEKVWLLTADRGVWESDASDEWARLATLPESVDPYTALMAYEGGRLFLQTISQTLLHSTDGITWSEAVIPDGSDVEITGITHGFGRWVVTKGTRLHSSIDLVSWNSSEQSAYGPARFLADRFYLPVHGGYKKSTDGLVWTQTNLNSRTTYYRVARMAGELVLLATNPDRTDTIAGGHFDLVATGQSVFSGSPYVYDAVDFGTDTYLFGASGTLMRVSHVDLRLDEMSLHSGEIRPGATGVVDALLTNPTQTGIPPGHSATIEILLTSVSGIDRLSDIPVARMDIDLAAGFAAGEFRLLQVPIRMPDVLRPGLWRLRAFIDSDIHEANLLNNSLIESGPPHNLNAQTLTTSVAGPGSFLGMAPGDRVVARDSRVNLVPIAGDNAYFLRWDGDVEGGIGATTVQMDRDRSVTAIFSNYLRMGISIEGRGTVETDQDPDTLTIGSSVKLTALPSPGWVFRNWSDGVEVTEAETSVTVGSDLQVRAHFDRTRQSFLEGHFTEAERADPDLSGDFADPDLDGLNNLTEFVLDLDPRMADLPPHYETYRDGNEISFLFPRNHFLDGWVLRAETSTNLKDWTTAGLTEKIIESDNVFDYIEVRRTSNGFNPVFFRLEIISPTQAQSVP; from the coding sequence ATGAACAGCACCCGGCGGACACTCCTGGTCACAGCAGCCTTTGTTCTGACCGGGACTCTGCTCATTTTGCTCCGGACATCGCCGGATGAGTCGGAGGTTCCGGCACCGTCCATGATCCCTGCCGGGCAGCCCGAACCCAACGCCACAGCAGCCTCTCCGCCTCCCAAGCACGGGCCCACCGCTCCCGCTTCGGCCGAGCCAAGGTCCGTCACCAGGGCGCTTCTCTCCTTGCCGCCACCCTCTCCGTTGGACGCCCTCCTCTCCCGGTCCACCTTGCTGGGCGAATCCTCCGAGCCCACTCCCGACGGCTCGTTTCGCCGCACCCGCGTCTGGGAAACGGATGGGACCTGGCCATTCATCAGGACCGAAGAAACGGTTTCTATCGGCGACCAGGGCGCAGAACAGATTCGATCTCGCGTCGCCATGGTGGCCGATCATGTCCTGATCCAGTTGGCCGCAGCAAAGCCGGATCCGCAGACCCTGACGGCACTCAGCGAAGCCGGACTCGATCTCTATGACGAAGTGACCCCCGACGGCCTTTTCCGGGCCAGACTTTCCGATTTCCGCGACCCGCTGTCCCTCGGGAGAGCCATCGGTGCCTCCGCCTCCGTCAATCGGGTCGTGCGTTACGTCGAGCCCGATTTCATCGTTCAGGCCAGCCTCGCGCCCTCCGATTCACGGTTCGCCGATCAATGGGCGTTGCAGGCCCATTCCCCGCAACACGGGATTGGCGCCGCCCAGGCATGGGAAGTCCGGACCGATGCGTCCTCCGTCGTCGTCGCGATCATTGACACGGGCATTCGGGCGACCCACGAGGACCTGCGGGATTCCCTCTGGAGCAATCCCGGCGAGTTGTCCGGCAACGGAATCGATGATGACCACAACGGATATGTTGACGACGTCCACGGTGCAAACTTCCTGACCGACAGTGGCAACCCGTCCGACGACAACGGCCACGGCACCCATGTGTCCGGGATCGTCGGCGCGGCGGGAAACAACGGAAAGGGTATTTCAGGCGTGGCGTGGAGGTCGCGGCTCATGTCCCTCAAGATCCTCGACGCCGACGGAATCGGGACCAACTCCGCGGCGATCGAGGCGATTGATTACGCCATCGGAGAAGGCGCCTCCGTCATCAACGCCAGTTGGGGCTCCGACGGCCGAAGCAACGCTCTCGAGTCGGCTATTCTGAGAGCCGATGCCGCCGGGGTCTTCTTCATCGCCTCAGCCGGCAATGAGGCACGCAATATCGACATCACCCCCACCTACCCCGCCGCCTACAGCGCACCCAATCTGATCGCAGTCGCCGCAACCGACAGCAACGGGATGCTGGCAACGTTCTCCAACTGGGGGCCGCAGTCCGTCCTGCTCGGCGCCCCGGGCACCACCATCCTCTCGACCTGGTCCTCCAGCGACAACGCCTACAAGGTGGAAGGCGGAACTTCGATGGCGGCTCCGCATGTCACCGGAACCATCTCCCTCCTGATGGCCGAAGACGCTGATCTTGATGTATCCGGAGTTCGGAGCAGGCTGATCCGGAATTCGATCTCCAACGAATTCCTTGAAGGCAGAACCCTTCTCGGGTTATCCCTCAACGCCGGTGCCACTATTGAGAATGCCGTGCAGACCGAGCCCCACGATGCCTTTGAGGATCCGGCCGTTCTCATCCAGTTTCAGAACACGCGCTCCGCCTACCCGAGTCTCGCCACGACCCAGCCCGGAGAGCCGGTTCACGGTAGGGAAGCGGATCAGGGAACCGTCTGGTACACCTGGACGCCCGCCGTGGCGGCCCGGGTCTCGTTGAGCGTGGTCTCGGAGGTCCCCGATTCCACCGTGGTTGTCTATACCGGCAGCCAACCGGAGAACCTGAACCGAATCGCGGATGCTTCGCCCGGCCAGTCGTCCGAGTTCGATGCCCTCCCCGGAGTGGCTTTTCGCATTGTTCTTTCCGGCGCCCGCAACGCGATCCCCACGCCCTCAACCTTCACCCTGAGTGCCCGGCCTCTGAACGACCCTTTCAGCGGAGCCGGGAAAATCGCCGGCGACTCTTTCGTCCTCTCGGGCTCCACCGAGAACGCGACCCGCGAACCATTGGAACCCGCTTCAAGCGGAAGCGGCCGCACCGTCTGGTGGCAATGGACGCCGTCCGCAACCGGAGTCTATGTCCTGGCCCTCGATGCGGCCGACACGTCCACCCGCTTCAAGCTCTATCGCAGCGAGGGAACCACCCTCGCCGGCCTAATCCCGATCGACCCGGTCGGCACAACGGTTTTTGGCCGCCAGGCCAGCGCCTATGAACTCGTGGGCGGCCAGGCCTATCAACTGCAGGTGGAGTCGATGGGACTTCGCGGAACCGTCTTCTCGCTGGTGGGACAACCTTCTCAGTCTCCGTTCATCGCCAGTCAGCCCGCCGATGCCCAGGTCCGGCCCACCCAGACGCTCACCCTGGAGGTTGTCGCCCTCGGCACCCCGCCGCTCGCCTACCAGTGGGAATTCAATGAAGTGGCGATTCCGGGAGCGACCGGTGCCCGACTCACCGTGCCGGACTTTGGACCCGCCAACGTCGGCCCTTATCGAGTGATCATCGATAGTCCCACCGGCCGGACGACCAGTCGGACCGCATCGGTCGACCTTCTGCCCCCTGACCTGAGAATCCTGAAGCAACCCGCTGATCTGACCGTCGACGAAGGCGGGAATGCCGGATTTGCGGTTCTCGCCGTCGGCGATGGTCAGTTGGCCTACCAATGGTTCAAGGACGGACAACCGATCGAGGGTGCGACCGCGAATCATTTCACCCTCACCGGAGTCGATCCGGCCGACGAAGCCGCATATCATGTCCGGGTGGCCAGTCCCTTTGGTTCGATTCAATCCATGGCGGCCACCCTTCATGTCTCATCCTCGGCAAACCTGGAACCCGTCTGGCGCCTGCCTCGCAGTCCGGGATTCGATCTGAATGCCAGCCACTACGCCGATGGAATCTTCGTCGTCGGAGGACAAGGCGGCCACTACGCACTTTCGGCCGACGGGATCGACTGGCAGAGCGCCACCGTGCCCGAGCCAATGACGATCAACCACATCTTCAGGAACGGCACGAACTGGGTCTTCGTCGGCCCCATTGCGCCCTTCAACGCCACCTATGCCTTGGTGACTCCAGATTTCACCACCTGGGTCCGTCATCAGGTGAGCGGCGGGCCAATCCGAAGTCTGGCCACTGACGGCACGATCATCGTGGCAGCCGGGAGCGATTCGTTCCGATCGGTCGACGCGATTCAATGGACACGCCTGCCTCAGGGAGTCTCCAATATGCACGCCGTCGTCTGGGCCAACCATCGATTCATGGCTGGATTGGAATACTCCGGAGGTGTCTGGACCTCTCCTGACGGAGTGGACTGGACCATGGTCTCGGACCGGAATATAGGAAATTGGAAACTCAAATCCGATGGCGAATGGTTCTACTCCTATACCAGTCGATCCCGCGACGGCATCACTTGGGAGTCCTCTGGGATCGGAGAAAACGACGGCATCGTGGTAGCCAAGGGCATCTACGCACGCGTCGACTTCAACGGCTTTCAGACATCAAATAACGGTATCAATTGGAAGCCGGTCGATACGGGTGATGTACCTTTTTCCGATCCGATACCTCTCTCGGCAGTTACGGATGGCGAAATCGCAATCGTCACGGGGAAACGCGGTCTTCTCGTGACAGGATCGGTTGGAACGACCATGGCCGTTCGGGCACGCCCTGCTCCGTATGGTCGACTCCACCTGGCGGGGAACGCACTCTTCTTCCTCTCCTTCTCACCGGGTGAATCCTCTTTTTCCCTTGATGGCATCGAGTGGACTCCCCTGCCCGTCCAAGGATATCCCGAAGACTATTGGGAGCAGGTCTTTTTTCATCAGGATAAATTCTATCTCGTCAATAATCAGAGAAAGATCTTCGCCGGGCCGTCGCCTTTGGCCCTGACTGAGGTCACCAGAGATTTCGGCCAGTTCGCATGCTCGGCCTTCGGCTCAATCTTCCGGATGAACTTCGATGAGGAGATTGAGCAATCGAGCAATGGAACCACCTGGAACCGTATCCTGGGGAAGCAGGCGCCCTTTGAAGTCGAACGCTCTTTCACGGCCGGCAATCTTCTCTTCATGACCAGCTATTCAGGGGTCTACGCCATCAGGTCGGATGGAACCGCCAGCTACATCGACCAATTGCCGACGACCAACGGAATCGCCCACTCGGGCTCCCTCTACGGCTCAGTCACGGGCATGGGCACCATCGCCCGCTCGTCCGACGGTTTGAACTGGCAGCAGGCGGACCTGATCCGACCATCCGAATACGCCATGGGGATCGCCTGGGGAGGGGGCCGGTTCCTCGTGGCCACCAAGTATGGCAATCTCTACGAATCAACCGACCTGGTCATCTGGTCACCGGTCGGACGGTTCGCCGGAGGCAGCGGACGCCTGCTCTTCTTCAAAGGACGCTTCTGGCTGACCAGTGATCCCGAATCACTCAACCCCCGATTCCCTCAGGATTTTGGCAGTGGTGTTCAGTCGATCGGCTCGCCACCCGGGCAACCTCCGGTCGTCGCGATCGCGGGAACCACCTCCGATCTCGTAGTCCTGCCCCGTTATTCTCATCTCACGGTCGTGCCCACCGCCGCCGATCCGGACGGCGATATCTCCTTCCAGGACCTGACCACCACCGGGTCCGCCTCCTGGCTGCACGACCTTGGGGATGGGGCCTACCGCTTCACTCCTGAAACAACCGGCCAACAGGTCCTCACCCTCAACGCGATTGACGAATCCGGAAACGAGGCCACCACGACCCTTCGCGTACAGGTGAATCCAACCATGCCGATCGTGGAATTGCCGGAGGGTTATCTCGGCCGGATGAATGCGGCCGTTCGCTTCCGAGACGAATGGTGGGCCTTTGGGATCGACGCCCGGGCCGCCCGCAGCGTCAACGGTGTCGATTGGGAGATCTTCGGACTGGACCCGAACATGCGCCTGATGGATGTCCAGCCGATCGCGGACCGCCTCATCGGCGTGACCCGGGATTTCCAGCTGGTCGCCTCGGAAGACGGCATCAACTGGACTGAGGTCCGGGGTCCAGCTCCGAATGGAAGTCTGGATTTCCCCAAACTCGTACCGATCGGGCGGCGGCTCTATTTTCGTGAGACCTTCAACCGGACGTTGACCAGTATTGACGGTATCCAATGGGAGCTTGTCATCGGCATCGACGGCGTGACCAGCGCCGTTTCTGAAAATGGATACATCATCGCCACGGGCTGGGAATCGGGATATGGGTTATCGGTGGATGGTGTCCACTTCTCGCCACTTGACGACTTTCTGCCGATCGGAACCAACCCGATCCTTTCTGTCGCCGCCGGCAACGGCCTCTTCATCCTGACCACCACCGGCCCGGTGGTTCTCAAGTCGACCGAACCAGACCAGGCATGGCTGCCTTCGATCCAACTGCCCGTATGGGGAGTCGGGAGCATGCGGGTGATCTTCACCGGCGGTCGTTTCTACCTGGACTCTCGCTCATCGTCCACCCCCTGGCTCGCCTCGATCGACGGGGTTGACTGGCAGAGTTGTCATGGCTTCCCGGGAACGAGTGTACTCGTCGCCGCCGACAGACTGGTCGCCGCCGGGACCCAGTTCCTGACCACCTCCAGCGATGGCCTCAACTGGACGACCGACCCGGCCCGACCACCCGTTCCCTATGGCGTGCAACTTCTTCCCGGTGAAAACGGCACCCTCGGATTCCGCGAAGGCAGCGCGAGCCAGTTGTGGTCGGACGGCGGGCATACGGCATTCTCGCCCAACGGGATCGATTGGCCGACGCTGGTCGCGTCGAGTGTGTTCTACAGCTCGGCCATCACCCATTTCGGGGGGCTTCATGACAGGCGCTTCCTGCGCGAGAGTAAGCCCGGCGAAGCCACTTCAAACCGGGTCCGGGTTTCATCCGGTTTTGGCCCATGGAGCGACCTCGTGGTGAACGACGCAGCGGCCTGTGCCTTCGCCGTGGGATCTGAAAAGGTCTGGCTGCTGACCGCCGACCGTGGAGTCTGGGAGTCCGACGCATCCGACGAATGGGCGCGGCTCGCAACCTTGCCCGAGTCAGTCGACCCCTACACCGCGTTGATGGCCTACGAAGGTGGGCGGCTCTTCCTTCAGACCATCAGCCAAACGCTTCTGCACTCAACCGACGGGATCACCTGGTCCGAGGCTGTAATTCCCGATGGCTCCGATGTCGAGATCACCGGCATCACCCACGGTTTCGGCCGGTGGGTGGTGACCAAGGGTACCCGGCTTCATTCATCCATTGATCTGGTTTCCTGGAATTCGAGCGAACAATCCGCTTACGGCCCGGCCCGATTTCTCGCCGACCGATTCTATCTGCCGGTGCACGGTGGCTATAAGAAGTCGACCGATGGGTTGGTCTGGACACAAACGAACCTGAACTCGAGGACCACCTATTACCGGGTGGCCCGGATGGCCGGTGAACTGGTCCTGTTGGCGACCAACCCGGATCGTACGGACACCATCGCCGGAGGCCATTTCGATCTGGTGGCAACCGGTCAGTCGGTCTTCTCCGGATCACCGTATGTCTATGACGCGGTCGACTTCGGTACAGACACCTACCTTTTTGGTGCGTCGGGGACCCTCATGCGCGTTTCCCATGTCGATCTGCGACTGGATGAGATGTCCCTCCACAGCGGCGAAATCCGTCCCGGCGCGACTGGCGTGGTCGATGCCCTACTGACCAATCCGACTCAGACCGGAATCCCCCCGGGGCACAGCGCAACCATCGAGATTCTTCTCACCTCGGTGTCCGGAATCGATCGGCTCTCGGATATTCCCGTTGCGCGGATGGACATCGATCTCGCCGCGGGTTTCGCTGCAGGTGAGTTCCGCCTGCTACAGGTTCCGATCCGGATGCCTGATGTCCTGCGTCCGGGCCTTTGGCGTCTCAGGGCATTCATCGACTCCGATATTCATGAGGCCAATCTGCTCAACAATTCCCTGATCGAGTCGGGTCCGCCCCATAACCTGAACGCTCAAACACTGACGACATCGGTGGCCGGCCCCGGCTCTTTTCTCGGCATGGCCCCGGGCGATCGTGTCGTCGCCAGGGATTCCCGGGTCAACCTTGTCCCGATTGCGGGAGACAACGCGTATTTCCTCAGATGGGATGGCGACGTTGAAGGAGGGATCGGGGCCACCACGGTGCAAATGGATCGCGATCGCTCCGTAACAGCGATCTTTTCCAACTACCTCCGAATGGGGATTTCCATCGAAGGGCGAGGAACGGTCGAGACCGACCAGGATCCGGACACCCTGACCATTGGATCCAGCGTGAAACTGACGGCCCTCCCCTCACCCGGTTGGGTCTTCCGAAACTGGTCCGACGGCGTTGAGGTGACCGAGGCGGAAACCTCGGTCACCGTGGGGTCTGACCTTCAGGTTCGGGCGCACTTCGACCGGACCCGTCAAAGCTTCCTCGAAGGCCATTTCACTGAAGCTGAGAGGGCCGACCCGGATCTTTCAGGCGATTTTGCGGATCCCGATCTCGACGGACTGAACAACCTGACAGAGTTTGTCCTGGACCTGGATCCGCGCATGGCCGATTTGCCGCCCCACTACGAGACCTACCGCGACGGCAACGAGATCTCGTTTCTCTTTCCCCGAAACCACTTCCTGGACGGATGGGTCCTTCGGGCCGAAACCTCCACCAACCTCAAGGACTGGACGACCGCAGGCCTGACTGAAAAGATCATCGAATCCGACAACGTCTTTGACTATATCGAAGTTCGTCGGACATCCAACGGATTCAACCCGGTCTTCTTCCGGCTCGAGATCATCTCGCCCACCCAAGCCCAATCCGTGCCTTGA
- a CDS encoding extracellular solute-binding protein produces the protein MNPDRKEWLLRAVIIVAFVTTIAVPFIMRKEKEHLTNPDETLIIITPHNEAIRTEFGRGFREWYQERTGKSVYVDWRVIGGTAEIARYLAGGYQTTFRLLWEREMGRSWNNEVLSAFDNSRVIPDDTPQDDSEGEAARRAFLASEVDCGLDVFFGGGSYDFIRQAAAGRLVPSGLMERHPEWFSEAIIPLSHNGEPYTDPEGRWHGAVLASFGIIHNADVYARLGIEAAPTRWSDLADDRLFGELALADPTKSSSINKAFEMVLQEAMQERLVELQAGGETGDAVEAQAVREGWVRGFQLLQNLGANARYFTDSSQKPPIDVFQGDSAAGMCIDFYGRYQAEAVSRREGRPRVQYLTPPGGSVFSVDPIGLLRGAPNREVAESFIEFVLSLEGQKLWNYRVGTPGGPQQFALRRLPVRRDAYTAEASTFMSDPEVEPYGPENDFIYHASWTGHLFREMAFVMRVVCLDTHHEMIRAWKAILDNGRPPGAVAIFTDLSEVDYETTNSSIKAALRSADPLEEIRLAKRLSNHFRDQYKRAEAAAINSRN, from the coding sequence ATGAACCCTGATCGGAAAGAATGGCTCCTGCGGGCGGTCATCATCGTGGCTTTTGTCACGACGATCGCGGTCCCCTTCATCATGCGGAAGGAAAAAGAGCACCTGACCAACCCGGACGAAACCCTCATCATCATCACCCCGCACAATGAAGCCATCCGGACGGAGTTCGGGCGTGGATTTCGCGAGTGGTATCAGGAGCGAACGGGAAAGTCGGTTTATGTGGACTGGCGGGTCATCGGCGGGACTGCCGAGATTGCCCGCTACCTCGCCGGCGGCTACCAGACCACTTTTCGACTGCTATGGGAGCGGGAGATGGGCCGCTCCTGGAACAACGAGGTCCTCTCTGCGTTCGACAACTCCAGGGTGATTCCCGACGACACGCCGCAGGACGATTCCGAGGGAGAAGCCGCCCGTCGGGCATTTCTTGCTTCCGAGGTGGATTGTGGACTCGATGTTTTCTTCGGGGGTGGGAGTTACGATTTCATCCGGCAGGCGGCGGCGGGTCGGCTCGTACCGTCGGGATTGATGGAACGGCATCCCGAATGGTTTTCCGAAGCGATCATCCCGCTTTCGCACAACGGCGAACCCTACACCGATCCTGAAGGTCGGTGGCACGGTGCGGTTCTTGCCAGTTTCGGAATCATTCACAATGCGGATGTCTATGCTCGGCTCGGGATCGAGGCGGCGCCGACCCGTTGGTCGGACCTGGCCGATGACCGGCTCTTCGGGGAACTCGCCCTGGCGGATCCGACCAAGAGCAGTTCCATCAACAAGGCTTTTGAGATGGTGCTGCAGGAGGCCATGCAGGAGCGTCTGGTTGAGCTTCAGGCCGGAGGAGAGACTGGCGATGCGGTCGAGGCGCAGGCTGTGCGGGAAGGATGGGTCCGGGGATTCCAGCTCCTGCAGAACCTCGGAGCCAATGCCCGGTATTTCACGGATTCGTCCCAGAAGCCACCCATCGATGTCTTTCAGGGGGACTCGGCAGCCGGGATGTGCATCGATTTCTATGGTCGCTACCAGGCCGAGGCCGTCTCCCGCCGCGAGGGCAGGCCGCGGGTGCAATACCTGACTCCCCCGGGCGGATCCGTTTTCTCCGTTGATCCGATCGGACTCCTCCGGGGTGCCCCCAATCGGGAAGTGGCTGAGTCGTTCATTGAGTTTGTCCTGTCACTGGAGGGCCAGAAGCTCTGGAACTATCGGGTTGGCACGCCCGGCGGTCCGCAACAGTTCGCCCTGCGACGCCTGCCGGTGCGGCGGGACGCGTATACGGCTGAGGCGAGTACCTTCATGTCGGATCCGGAGGTTGAGCCCTACGGTCCGGAGAACGACTTCATTTATCACGCTTCGTGGACGGGGCACCTGTTTCGGGAAATGGCTTTCGTCATGCGGGTGGTCTGCCTCGACACCCACCATGAAATGATCCGGGCATGGAAGGCCATCCTGGATAACGGTCGGCCACCCGGAGCAGTCGCGATCTTCACCGACCTGTCCGAGGTCGACTACGAGACAACCAATTCCTCAATAAAGGCCGCCTTGCGCTCGGCGGATCCCCTGGAGGAAATCCGCCTGGCGAAGCGCCTTTCCAATCATTTCCGGGATCAGTACAAGAGGGCGGAGGCGGCAGCAATCAATTCCCGCAATTGA
- a CDS encoding ABC transporter ATP-binding protein: MISVTVSHLTKRFGTVTALRDLDLKIEPGELFFLLGPSGCGKTTLLRSMAGFYIPEAGSIHFDEEDVTRLPPHKRNTGMMFQSYALWPHMSVAENVAFGLHERKVEKAELKRRVGEALESVQMSAYANRRPNQLSGGQQQRVALARALVIRPRCLLLDEPLSNLDARLRLEMRGEIRRVCKEFKLTTVYVTHDQKEALSIADRMAVLEDGVVLQVGSPREIYGRPHTRTVADFIGETNFIDGRLVGRNHEGVRVETPFGALNGILADPKAEPTVGTSVTVSIRPECFRLSTKMKDSNSITGRIGESIYLGEVAQYEFHAGPGVLKVFELNPRFVESGHDQDLHAMVSPEDVVVLTR; encoded by the coding sequence ATGATATCCGTAACCGTCAGCCACCTCACCAAGCGCTTCGGCACTGTTACCGCCCTGCGGGATCTCGATCTGAAGATCGAGCCCGGGGAACTGTTCTTTCTCCTTGGACCGAGTGGCTGTGGCAAGACTACCCTGCTGCGGAGCATGGCCGGTTTTTACATTCCCGAGGCGGGTTCGATCCACTTCGACGAAGAAGACGTGACGCGCTTGCCTCCGCATAAACGCAACACCGGGATGATGTTCCAGAGCTACGCCCTCTGGCCCCATATGTCCGTGGCCGAGAACGTGGCGTTCGGGCTCCATGAGCGGAAAGTGGAAAAGGCCGAATTGAAGCGCAGGGTGGGGGAGGCGTTGGAATCCGTGCAGATGAGTGCCTACGCCAACCGACGCCCAAACCAGCTTTCGGGCGGTCAGCAACAGCGGGTCGCCCTGGCACGGGCTCTGGTCATCCGGCCCCGGTGTCTGCTCCTGGATGAACCGCTTTCCAATCTTGACGCCCGACTCCGGCTCGAGATGCGCGGGGAGATCCGCCGGGTCTGCAAGGAATTCAAGCTGACCACGGTTTACGTGACGCACGACCAGAAAGAGGCACTCTCCATTGCCGACCGGATGGCGGTTCTTGAGGACGGAGTGGTCCTTCAGGTCGGTTCCCCCAGGGAAATCTATGGTCGCCCGCACACCCGGACGGTGGCGGATTTTATCGGTGAAACCAATTTCATCGACGGCCGCCTCGTCGGGCGTAACCACGAGGGCGTCCGGGTTGAGACCCCGTTTGGAGCGCTCAACGGGATCCTGGCCGATCCCAAGGCGGAGCCGACGGTCGGAACCTCCGTTACCGTTTCGATCCGCCCCGAATGCTTTCGACTGAGCACGAAGATGAAGGATTCGAACTCAATCACCGGCCGGATCGGAGAATCCATCTACCTCGGTGAAGTCGCCCAATATGAGTTCCATGCCGGTCCGGGTGTGCTCAAGGTCTTTGAGCTGAACCCCCGCTTCGTGGAATCCGGCCATGACCAGGACCTCCATGCCATGGTTTCGCCCGAGGATGTCGTCGTGCTCACCCGCTGA
- the hpt gene encoding hypoxanthine phosphoribosyltransferase, producing MPKTKASAPHPDLERILVSHLAIKRRLKKLGTEITEAYGSQEITVVAIINGAIFFTADLLRQIHSPIRLDCLRVSSYRNQTRSTGAPRILDTLLLDVGERHILLIDDILDTGKTLSVVVEQLKKRKPASIRTCVLLDKKARREVDFEADFVGFTIPDRFVVGYGLDFAERYRNLPSIGILKPDLQNPPEWN from the coding sequence ATGCCGAAGACGAAAGCATCCGCCCCTCACCCGGATCTCGAACGCATTCTTGTTTCCCATCTCGCAATCAAGCGCCGCCTCAAGAAGCTTGGGACCGAGATCACGGAAGCCTACGGCAGTCAGGAGATCACGGTTGTCGCCATCATCAACGGCGCCATTTTCTTCACGGCAGACCTTCTCCGCCAGATCCATTCGCCGATCCGCCTCGATTGCCTCCGGGTCTCAAGCTACCGGAATCAGACCCGGTCGACCGGCGCTCCCCGCATTCTGGACACCCTCCTGCTCGACGTGGGTGAACGCCATATCCTCCTCATCGACGATATTCTTGATACCGGCAAGACCCTGTCGGTCGTCGTGGAGCAACTGAAGAAACGAAAACCCGCCTCGATCAGGACCTGTGTGCTCCTCGACAAGAAGGCCCGGCGGGAGGTCGATTTCGAAGCCGATTTCGTCGGGTTCACCATCCCGGACCGGTTCGTGGTCGGTTATGGTCTTGATTTCGCCGAACGCTACCGGAACCTGCCGTCGATCGGCATCCTGAAACCGGACCTTCAGAACCCCCCGGAGTGGAACTAG